A genomic segment from Archocentrus centrarchus isolate MPI-CPG fArcCen1 unplaced genomic scaffold, fArcCen1 scaffold_24_ctg1_1, whole genome shotgun sequence encodes:
- the LOC115775858 gene encoding uncharacterized protein LOC115775858 — MVVPTVLDLNTHLLKMEETRMQCRPLVAALKQSLMKRFSGIFIKINMAKESGREQPFNHNVYFFATMLDPQFGLSWVDLDVTNGGNAASVKKFREELKKTLTDTLIFEVENMMDSKDETGSEARNVDPASDSPPAKCPRLLSRYKAHKKRSSVQDSSIVTQISKYFDAVRDSDPDNALVFWAKNHARFPQLHNLALKVLSVPASSAPVERVFSRGGIIMRPHRARLGHRMLQSLMFLKCNQTLL, encoded by the exons ATGGTGGTTCCAACTGTCCTGGACTTGAATACACACCTCCTCAAGATGGAGGAGACCCGAATGCAGTGCCGgccattagttgcagccctcAAGCAGTCTCTGATGAAAAGATTTTCTGGAAtctttataaaaataaacatggccaaagagAGCGGAAGAGAGCAACCTTTTAACCACAATGTGTACTTTTTTGCTACCATGCTGGATCCGCAGTTTGGCTTAAGCTGGGTGGACTTAGATGTTACCAATGGGGGAAATGCAGCATCAGTGAAGAAGTTCAGAGAAGAACTTAAGAAGACTCTGACAG ACACATTGATCTTTGAGGTGGAGAACATGATGGACAGTAAAGATGAAACGGGCTCAGAAGCCAGGAATGTGGATCCAGCCAGTGATTCACCACCAGCTAAATGTCCTCGCCTTCTGTCCCGCTACAAGGCCCACAAGAAACGCAGCTCAGTGCAGGATTCAAGTATTGTAACACAGATAAGCAAATACTTTGATGCCGTCCGTGACTCTGATCCTGACAATGCACTTGTCTTCtgggccaaaaaccatgccagaTTTCCACAACTCCACAATTTGGCATTGAAGGTGCTATCAGTCCCTGCCTCCTCTGCACCAGTGGAGAGGGTTTTCAGTAGAGGAGGCATTATAATGAGACCCCATCGTGCACGTTTAGGTCACAGAATGTTGCAATCtctcatgtttttaaaatgcaacCAAACTTTACTTTAA
- the LOC115775832 gene encoding uncharacterized protein LOC115775832 yields the protein MQQEKGFLEYKSRQQTDVTQPTISFTQKVQLYSPQSPRQQAISEAIVQDLIIGCCLPISLVENGHFKHFLEVMDSKYRPISRRTVSERRIPELVKKVKETVLEKLKTQSSVSLTTDLWSDRRLRSFLGVTAHVCYKSKDSYALESYLLDCRRFTGRHTGEHISSAFEEITEEYGIRHKISYIITDNASNMKCAFKVHMPQQQSDDSESEEDNLDNEHLWEDINLAEDTELPWSSGERLSCFAHSLQLVVNDGMKQDCSSCKHDSLEQYIKTSTGPHSSGPQSPERNVH from the exons ATGCAGCAGGAGAAAGG GTTCTTGGAGTACAAGTCAAGGCAACAGACTGATGTCACACAGCCAACGATATCATTTACCCAGAAAGTGCAGCTCTACAGCCCACAATCGCCAAGGCAACAAGCCATCAGTGAAGCCATTGTTCAAGATTTGATCATTGGGTGTTGTCTGCCTATCTCACTTGTGgaaaatggacattttaaacactttctTGAGGTCATGGATAGTAAATACAGACCAATCTCTAGAAGAACAGTTTCTGAGAGGCGAATACCAGAGTTGGTAAAGAAGGTCAAGGAAACTGTTTTGGAGAAACTGAAGACCCAGTCGTCTGTGTCATTAACAACTGACCTCTGGTCTGATCGCAGGCTACGCTCCTTCCTTGGAGTGACTGCCCATGTGTGCTACAAATCAAAGGATTCCTATGCACTTGAATCCTACCTGCTGGACTGTAGGCGTTTTACAGGCAGGCATACTGGAGAGCATATTTCATCTGCCTTTGAGGAGATCACAGAGGAATATGGGATTCGTCACAAAATAAGCTATATCATAACAGACAATGCCAGCAATatgaaatgtgcttttaaaGTACACATGCCCCAACAGCAATCTGATGACAGTGAGAGTGAGGAGGATAATCTAGATAACGAGCACTTGTGGGAGGACATTAATTTAGCAGAAGACACAGAATTACCCTGGTCATCAGGTGAACGTCTTTCCTGCTTTGCACACTCTCTGCAGTTAGTTGTGAATGATGGCATGAAGCAG GACTGTTCCAGCTGCAAGCATGACTCGTTGGAACAGTACATTAAAACAAGTACAGGCCCTCATAGCTCTGGACCACAAAGCCCTGAACGAAATGTGCACTAA